From a region of the Erythrobacter neustonensis genome:
- the rhaI gene encoding L-rhamnose catabolism isomerase has protein sequence MTNLPISADLIAELNAVHAEALEEDYTALGRKLARSGIDIDAITARVAGFSVAVPSWGAGRGGTRFAKFPIPGEPTNIHEKLEDCAVIQQLSRVTPRVSPHFPWDKVSDYKALREEAAALGLGFDAVNSNTFQDQPGQTHTYANGSLAAQDAATRQQAVDHNIECIEIGRQLGSTDLTVWVGDGTNFPGQQDLGRSLDRYLEAAAQVYAALPDDWRMLLEHKMFEPAFYSTVISDWGSSILAAQELGPKAKCLVDLGHHAPNVNIEQIVARLHRFGKLGGFHFNDSKYGDDDLDSGSINPHQLFLVFNELVEAELNPREGFNPSYMIDQSHNVTDPIESMLSSAETITQCFAKAQLVDREALHAAQGANDTMMAFQALRRAYNIDVAPIIAKARVAAGGAIDVLDAYRRSQYRSRKAQERSAVGLGAGIV, from the coding sequence ATGACCAATCTGCCCATCAGCGCCGATCTGATTGCTGAACTGAACGCCGTCCACGCCGAGGCGCTGGAGGAGGACTACACCGCGCTCGGCCGCAAGCTTGCCCGCAGCGGGATCGACATCGATGCGATCACCGCGCGGGTCGCGGGCTTTTCGGTCGCGGTGCCCTCATGGGGCGCAGGCCGCGGCGGCACGCGTTTTGCCAAGTTCCCGATCCCCGGCGAGCCGACCAACATCCACGAAAAGCTGGAGGATTGCGCCGTCATCCAGCAACTCAGCCGGGTCACGCCGCGCGTCAGCCCGCACTTCCCGTGGGACAAGGTGAGCGATTACAAGGCGCTGCGTGAAGAGGCAGCCGCGCTCGGCCTCGGATTCGATGCGGTCAATTCGAACACCTTTCAGGACCAGCCCGGCCAGACCCACACCTATGCCAACGGCTCGCTCGCCGCGCAGGATGCCGCGACGCGCCAACAGGCGGTGGATCACAACATCGAATGCATCGAAATCGGCCGACAGCTGGGTTCTACCGATCTCACGGTGTGGGTCGGCGATGGCACCAATTTTCCCGGCCAGCAGGATCTGGGCCGCAGCCTTGATCGCTATCTGGAGGCGGCAGCACAGGTCTATGCCGCGCTCCCCGATGACTGGCGTATGCTGCTCGAACACAAGATGTTCGAGCCGGCGTTCTATTCGACCGTGATCAGCGACTGGGGCAGCTCGATCCTCGCCGCGCAGGAACTGGGCCCCAAGGCCAAGTGCCTTGTCGATCTGGGTCACCACGCGCCTAATGTGAACATTGAGCAGATCGTCGCCCGCCTGCACCGCTTCGGGAAGCTCGGCGGCTTCCACTTCAACGACAGCAAGTATGGCGACGATGATCTAGATTCAGGCTCGATCAACCCGCACCAGCTGTTCTTGGTGTTCAACGAGCTGGTGGAGGCGGAGCTCAATCCCCGCGAGGGTTTCAACCCCAGCTACATGATCGACCAGTCACACAATGTCACCGACCCGATCGAGTCCATGCTCTCCAGCGCCGAGACGATCACCCAGTGCTTTGCCAAGGCGCAGCTGGTCGACCGCGAGGCGCTGCACGCGGCGCAAGGCGCGAATGACACGATGATGGCGTTTCAGGCGCTGCGGCGCGCCTACAACATCGATGTCGCCCCGATCATCGCCAAGGCGCGCGTCGCGGCGGGCGGGGCGATCGACGTGCTCGACGCCTATCGCCGCAGCCAGTACCGCAGCCGCAAGGCGCAGGAACGCTCGGCCGTGGGGTTGGGGGCGGGGATTGTCTGA
- a CDS encoding acyl-CoA thioesterase, with product MSERQDLATAGQRQSVPHLFPVTATPADVDGRGQVGTAAFLQWVQEAVLDHWRTVAPAEAVAAHLWVALSHEITFHRAGMLGDDLCAVLRFERVQGARAFYHAAITRGDVTLAEVRSVWCCIDAQYLRPARLARDIVDRFFAEQ from the coding sequence TTGTCTGAACGGCAAGACCTCGCAACTGCGGGCCAGCGGCAATCGGTGCCGCACCTGTTCCCGGTAACGGCGACGCCCGCCGATGTTGATGGAAGGGGGCAGGTCGGCACTGCAGCTTTCCTCCAATGGGTGCAAGAGGCGGTGCTTGATCACTGGCGCACCGTCGCCCCGGCGGAAGCGGTCGCTGCTCACCTGTGGGTCGCCTTGAGCCACGAGATCACCTTCCACCGGGCCGGAATGCTCGGCGATGATCTGTGCGCCGTTCTTCGCTTCGAACGCGTCCAGGGCGCCCGTGCCTTCTACCACGCCGCGATCACCCGCGGGGATGTGACGCTAGCCGAAGTGCGATCCGTGTGGTGCTGCATCGATGCGCAGTATCTGCGGCCCGCAAGGCTTGCGCGCGACATCGTGGACCGGTTCTTTGCGGAACAGTGA